The following coding sequences lie in one Miscanthus floridulus cultivar M001 chromosome 9, ASM1932011v1, whole genome shotgun sequence genomic window:
- the LOC136482810 gene encoding uncharacterized protein, whose protein sequence is MQVDFVRKRPALKHGYIDPSPMASTNFNYPKEWKLDCKELRVGKTLKEKEDIRNKKILEESLKVAAYIALCFKNLQQHDTIWIPYYFNDHWICIGVWLSHSMAWVFDSADFPVETYKDFIAIVKTVFRHYVQEHKGRHHPNRKKKLYVKTLCACPKQKPGSLHCGYYTCIMMSIIGGYNRNSNLLEKDKDTRRNPYKDDELLEMVDDLCNFIMDQIVYHKGTYHHLLSDLGSNPLYQHLRETDRLALGH, encoded by the exons atgcaagtggaCTTTGTGAGAAAGAGGCCAGCTCTGAaacacgggtatatagacccttcacctatggcatcaacaaattttaattaccctaaagagtggaaactagattgcaaagaactaagagttggaaagacacttaaggagaaagaggacatcaggaacaagaaaatattggaagagtccctcaaggttgcggcatacattgccctatgttttaaaaatctccaacaacacgatactatatggataccatactacttcaa cgatcattggatttgcataggcgtctggctctcacatagcatggcatgggtctttgattcagcggattttccagtcgagacatacaaagacttcatagcgattgtcaagac GGTattcaggcactatgtccaggaacataaggggaggcatcatccaaataggaagaaaaagttgtatgtcaaaactttatgtgcg tgccccaagcagaagcctgggagtctacattgcggatactacacatgtattatgatgagtatcatcggtggctacaacagaaactccaatctg ttggagaaagataaagacacgagaaggaacccatacaaggatgacgagctcttagagatggtcgacgacctttgcaactttataatggaccagattgtgtaccataaaggcacttaccatcatcttctttctgacttaggtagtaatcctctataccaacaccttcgtgagactgataggctagccctaggccattga